A stretch of Amycolatopsis balhimycina FH 1894 DNA encodes these proteins:
- a CDS encoding Smr/MutS family protein gives MKLKLDLHDVYNRGGEIDRALRAIIDEAVAKKAPLVEIIPGKGSGQLKKHVLRFLERKDVKALYHRVEKDKDNFGRVFVHFRWK, from the coding sequence GTGAAGCTGAAGCTGGACCTCCACGACGTCTACAACCGCGGCGGCGAGATCGACCGGGCCCTGCGCGCGATCATCGACGAAGCCGTCGCGAAGAAGGCGCCGCTCGTCGAGATCATCCCGGGCAAGGGCTCCGGCCAGCTGAAGAAGCACGTCCTGCGGTTCCTCGAGCGCAAGGACGTCAAGGCGCTGTACCACCGGGTCGAAAAGGACAAGGACAACTTCGGCCGGGTGTTCGTGCACTTCCGCTGGAAGTGA
- a CDS encoding ferredoxin produces MPLRLPGGGPRISVDNDRCELYGICAMEAPDVFDLGQDGRLRFIKRLLDEDTLEQAKMAARCCPMQAVVMRGDLDG; encoded by the coding sequence ATGCCGCTCCGTTTGCCCGGTGGCGGGCCCCGGATCAGCGTCGACAACGACCGGTGCGAGCTCTACGGCATCTGCGCCATGGAGGCGCCGGACGTGTTCGACCTCGGCCAGGACGGCCGCTTGCGCTTCATCAAGCGGCTGCTGGACGAAGACACCTTGGAACAGGCGAAGATGGCCGCTCGCTGCTGCCCGATGCAGGCGGTCGTGATGAGAGGGGACCTCGATGGCTGA
- a CDS encoding AraC family transcriptional regulator, which translates to MCLSLKVAAQNHLRELVLLRRIRDRIEREYTLPPDIETLANTVDLPVALFVRRFRDAYGLSPHEYRQAAEARTKNWSAR; encoded by the coding sequence ATGTGCCTGAGCCTGAAGGTCGCCGCGCAGAACCACCTGCGCGAATTGGTGCTGCTCCGCCGCATCCGCGACCGGATCGAACGCGAATACACGCTGCCGCCGGACATCGAAACACTCGCGAACACAGTGGATCTGCCTGTCGCATTGTTCGTCCGCCGTTTCCGGGACGCTTACGGCCTTTCGCCGCACGAATACCGGCAAGCCGCCGAGGCCCGAACGAAAAACTGGAGTGCCCGATGA
- the hsaB gene encoding 3-hydroxy-9,10-secoandrosta-1,3,5(10)-triene-9,17-dione monooxygenase reductase subunit, giving the protein MTSVAVDQTEFRSVLGHFCTGVTVVTGRDGDTLAGFACQSFAALSLDPPLVLFCPARTSRTWPVLAAAGRFAVNVLAEDQQEVSAVFGARGEDKFARFAWTPAPSGAPLLEGALTWIDCSLEAVHEAGDHYVVIGRVTALGAPSEARPLLFHRGQYAVTEPVRDALSALMPWPRPDDWL; this is encoded by the coding sequence ATGACGTCCGTGGCGGTCGACCAGACCGAGTTCCGCAGCGTCCTCGGGCACTTCTGCACGGGCGTCACCGTCGTCACCGGCCGCGACGGCGACACCCTCGCCGGGTTCGCCTGCCAGTCGTTCGCGGCGCTGTCGCTCGACCCGCCGCTGGTGCTGTTCTGCCCGGCCAGGACGTCCCGGACGTGGCCGGTGCTGGCCGCGGCGGGCCGCTTCGCCGTCAACGTGCTGGCCGAAGACCAGCAGGAGGTCAGCGCGGTCTTCGGCGCCCGCGGCGAGGACAAGTTCGCCCGGTTCGCCTGGACGCCCGCGCCGTCGGGCGCACCCCTGCTCGAGGGCGCGCTGACCTGGATCGACTGCTCCTTGGAAGCCGTCCACGAAGCCGGTGACCACTACGTCGTGATCGGCCGGGTGACCGCGCTGGGCGCGCCGTCGGAAGCTCGCCCGCTGCTGTTCCACCGCGGTCAGTACGCGGTCACCGAACCGGTCCGGGACGCGCTCTCGGCCCTGATGCCCTGGCCCCGCCCCGACGACTGGCTGTAA
- a CDS encoding ferric reductase-like transmembrane domain-containing protein: MVETWHDATIFLTQQFQPKTDPAARGLAAFAARTSYAATMLTLTWGVLTATGWIRSVTGRKALRSTHMVLATATIIFGAVHALGFTYLTVQPYSFAYMFIPFSSGQESRHIAGIVGFEVMFAIFLTAGLQRFTSYRRWLWLHRCAYPAVALIALHSWFGAIANGHLSVTWLGGITLLVPAVTVSMLRFMPARTLERIGLVEEQVA; the protein is encoded by the coding sequence GTGGTTGAGACCTGGCACGACGCGACGATCTTCCTGACCCAGCAGTTCCAGCCGAAGACGGACCCGGCAGCCCGCGGCCTCGCCGCCTTCGCCGCCCGGACGTCCTACGCGGCGACGATGCTGACGCTCACCTGGGGCGTGCTCACCGCGACCGGCTGGATCCGCTCCGTCACCGGCCGGAAGGCCCTGCGCAGCACCCACATGGTGCTGGCCACCGCGACGATCATCTTCGGCGCCGTCCACGCACTGGGCTTCACCTATCTGACCGTTCAGCCCTACAGCTTCGCCTACATGTTCATCCCGTTCAGCTCCGGGCAGGAGTCGCGCCACATCGCGGGCATCGTCGGCTTCGAGGTCATGTTCGCCATCTTCCTCACCGCCGGCCTGCAGCGCTTCACGTCCTATCGGCGCTGGCTGTGGCTGCACCGCTGCGCGTACCCGGCGGTGGCGCTCATCGCGCTCCACTCCTGGTTCGGCGCCATCGCCAACGGCCACCTCTCGGTCACCTGGCTGGGCGGCATCACGCTGCTCGTCCCGGCCGTGACGGTGTCGATGCTGCGGTTCATGCCGGCCCGGACCCTCGAACGCATCGGACTCGTGGAAGAGCAGGTGGCTTGA
- a CDS encoding MFS transporter, translating to MLRDRRIAGLLLGDLLANVGTGMLLVAMPVQTLSLHGGVPKAIAIGLVEAAPFVLSTLLALAIGLGRVRVPPRTLLVADCVLRSLTFATLGVLAVAGLLTLPVLVAGLLFGATFRLAGSSSRRLLATSAAGEAGRFSVNGLLGLNTTFALYIAGPVLGGVVVATAGAGFALFVDAGGALILLAATLACVPQPAEPPERPEGSGWRILRRRPVAARLLVVEFFFNFLYMPIEVALPLYVTGTLHAGASGLGWLWGALGAGAFLGAALVGRLRNLPQRPLLVAIIGLWALCPIGLALTGDLTVALLVFGLGGLVYAPFTPVAYSFLQAGLAPGEQQPVVTLWTTGATVAAPLGLALGGPLIELAGSTGGLVLSGVLTLLLLPIAACVIRGSAPGRGLRHPEPPKSDRAVLGRTPEREPTCA from the coding sequence GTGCTGCGCGACCGGCGGATCGCCGGACTCCTGCTGGGGGATCTCCTGGCCAACGTCGGCACCGGCATGCTCCTGGTCGCCATGCCCGTGCAGACGCTCTCCCTCCACGGCGGCGTGCCGAAGGCGATCGCCATCGGGCTCGTCGAGGCCGCGCCGTTCGTCCTGTCCACCCTGCTGGCCCTGGCCATCGGCCTCGGCCGGGTGCGGGTGCCGCCGCGCACGCTGCTGGTCGCCGACTGCGTGCTGCGGTCGCTGACCTTCGCCACCCTCGGCGTCCTGGCCGTCGCCGGCCTGCTCACGCTGCCGGTGCTGGTCGCCGGTCTCCTCTTCGGCGCGACGTTCCGGCTGGCCGGGTCGAGCAGCCGCCGCCTGCTGGCGACGTCGGCCGCGGGCGAGGCCGGGCGGTTCTCGGTCAACGGCCTGCTGGGGCTGAACACGACGTTCGCGCTCTACATCGCCGGTCCGGTGCTGGGCGGGGTCGTCGTGGCCACCGCCGGCGCGGGCTTCGCGCTCTTCGTCGACGCGGGCGGAGCGCTGATCCTGCTGGCCGCCACCCTCGCGTGCGTCCCCCAGCCCGCCGAGCCTCCGGAGCGGCCCGAAGGCTCGGGCTGGCGGATCCTGCGCCGCCGTCCGGTGGCCGCGCGGCTGCTGGTGGTGGAGTTCTTCTTCAACTTCCTCTACATGCCCATCGAGGTGGCGCTCCCGCTGTACGTGACCGGAACGCTGCACGCCGGCGCGTCCGGGCTGGGGTGGCTCTGGGGCGCGCTCGGGGCCGGCGCGTTCCTCGGCGCCGCGCTCGTCGGCCGGCTGCGGAACCTGCCGCAGCGCCCGCTGCTGGTCGCGATCATCGGCCTGTGGGCGCTGTGCCCGATCGGCCTCGCCCTCACCGGCGACCTGACCGTGGCGCTGCTCGTCTTCGGCTTGGGCGGACTGGTGTACGCGCCGTTCACCCCGGTCGCCTACAGCTTCCTCCAAGCCGGGCTGGCACCCGGCGAACAGCAGCCGGTCGTCACGCTCTGGACGACCGGCGCGACCGTGGCCGCACCGCTGGGCCTGGCACTGGGTGGTCCGCTGATCGAACTGGCCGGCAGCACGGGCGGCCTCGTGCTGTCCGGCGTGCTGACCCTCCTGCTGCTCCCGATCGCGGCCTGTGTCATCCGGGGCTCCGCCCCGGGCCGGGGGCTCCGCCACCCGGAACCCCCGAAAAGCGATCGGGCGGTGCTCGGCCGCACACCGGAAAGGGAACCGACATGTGCCTGA
- a CDS encoding Rv1733c family protein, translating into MRGPSGRIARFGRRVHPGRNPLARAGDRVEALLLLLVVAGALLAIPFAAAFGSETYAAQTARAAQERATRQPATAVSLAAASGQPYSTDGAGAPAAQTTVPAAWFDARGARHTGDVLTDPGSPAGTRVPVWLDSRGELAGEPLSASTSAADGVFAAILLWVAITGALAALYGAGRFVLSRFYAAAWDRAWARARHDSRF; encoded by the coding sequence ATGCGTGGGCCCAGCGGACGGATCGCCCGGTTCGGGCGGCGGGTGCACCCCGGCCGCAACCCCCTGGCCCGGGCGGGCGACCGCGTCGAAGCCCTGCTGCTGCTCCTGGTCGTCGCCGGCGCGCTCCTCGCGATCCCGTTCGCGGCGGCGTTCGGCTCCGAGACGTACGCGGCGCAGACCGCCCGCGCGGCGCAAGAGCGCGCCACCCGCCAACCCGCGACGGCGGTCTCGCTCGCGGCGGCGTCCGGCCAGCCGTACAGCACCGACGGCGCCGGCGCCCCGGCCGCCCAGACGACGGTCCCGGCGGCCTGGTTCGACGCCCGCGGCGCCCGCCACACCGGCGACGTCCTCACCGACCCGGGCAGCCCGGCGGGCACCCGCGTACCGGTGTGGCTGGACTCCCGCGGCGAGCTGGCCGGCGAGCCGCTGTCGGCATCGACCTCGGCGGCGGACGGCGTGTTCGCGGCGATCCTGCTGTGGGTCGCGATCACCGGCGCCCTGGCGGCGTTGTACGGTGCCGGCCGGTTCGTCCTGAGCCGCTTCTACGCGGCGGCCTGGGACCGGGCCTGGGCGCGGGCCCGTCACGACAGCCGCTTCTGA
- a CDS encoding NAD(P)/FAD-dependent oxidoreductase, translating to MADGDRIVIVGAGVAGLRAAERLREQKFDGEIVLIGDEARRPYHRPMVSKALVMGTERPSDVGLSHYLPDLDVHWRLGARVTHLDTTERVVHLPGGESLWYDGLIAATGVYPRHLPGAPRHDPRVRILRTVEDSMAVRRCLNASKKPAVVIGAGLIGNEFAASMRHIGRDVTLIGHAKAPLHRFGDRVSSGIVEAHHEHRANLAMRSEVRHWISTKDTVGLHLTNNQLLVAAVVVLAIGSVPSVDWMRGSGLDISDGVLCDSKLFAEGASDVVIAGDIARWPNLRFDETPRRVEHWINAVESARHAADNLLMGQSSAVPFTPLPRAWSTLYDTRLQMCGMPSLAEDTVTLADGITGFVRDGQLVGISCWDKPRAMLDWMAELNRRLPAPDYVPEPEPAPAAEVPQVPVVEPALAALAAEVPPEFESGFDAQAFEREFESEFANDIPTTAFPAQSPPTTALQAQSLPAGALPTMAIPMGR from the coding sequence ATGGCTGACGGCGACCGGATCGTCATCGTCGGTGCGGGCGTCGCCGGGCTGCGTGCCGCGGAACGCCTGCGGGAACAGAAGTTCGACGGCGAGATCGTGCTCATCGGCGACGAGGCGCGGCGGCCGTATCACCGCCCGATGGTCTCCAAGGCGCTGGTGATGGGCACCGAACGGCCCAGTGACGTGGGCCTTTCGCACTACCTTCCGGACCTCGACGTGCACTGGCGGCTCGGCGCGCGGGTCACCCACCTGGACACCACCGAGCGGGTCGTGCACCTGCCCGGCGGCGAGTCCCTCTGGTACGACGGCCTGATCGCCGCAACCGGCGTCTACCCGCGGCATCTGCCCGGGGCGCCGCGGCACGACCCGCGCGTGCGGATCCTGCGCACGGTCGAGGACTCGATGGCGGTGCGGCGCTGCCTCAACGCCAGCAAGAAGCCGGCCGTCGTGATCGGCGCCGGCCTGATCGGCAACGAGTTCGCCGCGAGCATGCGGCACATCGGCCGGGACGTCACCCTGATCGGGCACGCGAAGGCGCCGCTGCACCGCTTCGGCGACCGCGTCTCCAGCGGCATCGTCGAGGCACACCACGAGCACCGCGCGAACTTGGCGATGCGGAGCGAAGTCCGGCACTGGATCAGCACGAAGGACACCGTCGGGCTGCACCTGACGAACAACCAGCTGCTGGTCGCCGCCGTCGTCGTGCTCGCCATCGGCAGCGTCCCGTCGGTCGACTGGATGCGCGGCTCCGGCCTCGACATCAGCGACGGCGTCCTCTGCGACTCGAAGCTGTTCGCCGAGGGCGCCTCCGACGTCGTCATCGCCGGCGACATCGCGCGCTGGCCGAACCTGCGCTTCGACGAGACCCCGCGGCGGGTCGAGCACTGGATCAACGCCGTCGAGTCGGCCCGGCACGCGGCGGACAACCTGCTGATGGGCCAATCGAGCGCCGTGCCGTTCACCCCGCTCCCCCGCGCCTGGTCGACGCTGTACGACACCCGGCTGCAGATGTGCGGGATGCCGTCGCTGGCCGAGGACACGGTGACACTGGCCGACGGCATCACCGGGTTCGTCCGCGACGGGCAGCTCGTCGGCATCTCCTGCTGGGACAAGCCACGGGCGATGCTCGACTGGATGGCCGAGCTCAACCGGCGGCTGCCCGCGCCCGACTACGTGCCCGAGCCGGAGCCCGCGCCCGCCGCGGAGGTCCCGCAGGTCCCGGTGGTCGAACCGGCGCTCGCCGCGCTGGCGGCCGAGGTCCCGCCGGAGTTCGAGAGCGGCTTCGACGCGCAGGCCTTCGAGCGCGAGTTCGAGAGCGAGTTCGCCAACGACATCCCCACCACGGCCTTCCCGGCCCAGTCCCCGCCCACGACGGCGCTGCAGGCGCAGTCGCTGCCCGCGGGCGCGCTGCCGACGATGGCCATCCCCATGGGGAGGTAG
- a CDS encoding MBL fold metallo-hydrolase produces MKKTVAALRDLPAAFGAKAAGARAERVRSSPQFDGKVFRNVAPRYPMTAAAMRTIFREMFFGEHRELRKPARAVPLVAAEPVLAAEGLYLTWYGHASTLVELDGARVLLDPVWSDRVSPAAFAGPRRLHEPPVPLSGLGRIDAVVISHDHYDHLDLATVRALTASSSAPFLVPLGVGAHLERWHVPAERIIELDWHEEATVAGVRFVATPAQHFSGRGITNDDTLWTSWALLGPSHRVFYSGDTGYFDGFAAIGAEHGPFDVALIQIGAYAPQWPDIHMTPEEGVAAGLDVRAKLLVPVHWATFQLAMHPWGEPADRVWSEAKEADLPLAVPRPGERVDVAEPPPVDGWWQAL; encoded by the coding sequence ATGAAAAAGACGGTCGCGGCCCTGCGGGACCTGCCGGCGGCGTTCGGCGCGAAGGCCGCCGGGGCGCGGGCCGAGCGGGTCCGCTCGTCGCCGCAGTTCGACGGCAAGGTGTTCCGCAACGTCGCGCCGCGGTACCCGATGACCGCGGCGGCGATGCGGACCATCTTCCGCGAGATGTTCTTCGGCGAGCACCGCGAGCTGCGCAAACCCGCCCGCGCGGTGCCGCTGGTCGCGGCGGAGCCGGTTCTCGCGGCGGAGGGCCTCTACCTGACCTGGTACGGCCACGCGTCCACGCTCGTCGAGCTGGACGGCGCCCGCGTGCTGCTCGACCCGGTGTGGAGCGACCGGGTCTCGCCTGCCGCGTTCGCCGGACCGCGGCGGCTGCACGAGCCCCCGGTGCCGCTGTCCGGGCTCGGCCGGATCGACGCCGTCGTGATCTCGCACGACCACTACGACCACCTGGACCTGGCGACCGTCCGGGCGCTGACGGCTTCGTCTTCCGCTCCCTTCCTCGTGCCGCTCGGGGTCGGCGCGCACCTGGAACGCTGGCACGTCCCCGCGGAACGGATCATCGAGCTGGACTGGCACGAAGAGGCGACGGTGGCGGGCGTCCGGTTCGTCGCGACGCCGGCCCAGCACTTCTCCGGCCGCGGCATCACGAACGACGACACGCTGTGGACGTCGTGGGCGCTGCTGGGCCCGTCCCACCGGGTGTTCTACAGCGGCGACACGGGGTACTTCGACGGGTTCGCGGCGATCGGCGCGGAGCACGGTCCGTTCGACGTGGCCCTGATCCAGATCGGCGCGTACGCCCCGCAGTGGCCGGACATCCACATGACCCCGGAGGAGGGCGTCGCGGCCGGCCTCGACGTGCGGGCCAAGCTGCTGGTCCCGGTGCACTGGGCGACGTTCCAGCTGGCCATGCACCCGTGGGGCGAGCCGGCGGACCGCGTGTGGAGCGAGGCGAAGGAGGCCGACCTCCCGCTGGCGGTCCCCCGCCCCGGCGAGCGCGTCGACGTGGCCGAGCCGCCCCCGGTGGACGGCTGGTGGCAAGCGCTGTGA
- a CDS encoding ATP-binding cassette domain-containing protein, which produces MTKQHAADSHDLIRVHGARVNNLKDISVELPKRRLTVFTGVSGSGKSSLVFSTIAAESQRLINETYSTFVQGFMPTLARPDVDVLDGITTAIIVDQERMGANPHSTVGTATDANAMLRILFSRLGTPHIGSPQAFSFNVASISGAGAVTLEKGGRQIKERRSFSITGGMCPRCEGRGKVNDIDLTALFDENKSLNEGAITIPGYSMEGWYGRIFRGSGFFDPDKPIKKFTKKQFADLVYKEPTKIKVEGINLTYSGLVPAIQKSFLAKDVDSMQPHIRAFVERAVTFQTCPDCDGTRLTAEARSSKIDGISIADACAMQISDLAAWVGKLSEPSVAPLLDALKRTLDSFVEIGLGYLSLDRPSGTLSGGEAQRTKMIRHLGSSLTDVTYVFDEPTIGLHPHDIQRMNDLLLQLRDKGNTVLVVEHKPEAIAIADHVVDLGPRAGSEGGEVVFEGTVDGLRSSGTLTGRHLDDRASLKESVRSASGVLEVRGASTHNLQDVDVDIPLGVLVVVTGVAGSGKSSLIHGSVAGQDGVVAIDQTGIRGSRRSNPATYTGLLEPIRKAFAKANGVKPALFSANSEGACPNCNGAGVVYTDLGIMASTATPCEVCDGKRFSAEVLDYTFGGRNISEVFGMPVTEAEAFFADGDASIPAAHKILTHLSDVGLGYLTLGQPLTTLSGGERQRIKLATRMAEKGGVYVLDEPTAGLHLADVEQLLGLLDRLVDSGKSVIVIEHHQAVMAHADWIVDLGPGPGHDGGRIVFEGTPAQLVKARKKTLTGKHLAEYIGS; this is translated from the coding sequence ATGACCAAACAGCACGCCGCCGACAGCCACGACCTGATCCGCGTCCACGGCGCCCGCGTGAACAACCTCAAGGACATCAGCGTCGAACTGCCGAAGCGGCGGCTGACGGTGTTCACCGGGGTCTCCGGCTCGGGCAAGAGCTCCCTGGTGTTCAGCACGATCGCCGCCGAGTCGCAGCGGCTGATCAACGAGACCTACAGCACCTTCGTGCAGGGGTTCATGCCGACGCTGGCGAGACCCGACGTCGACGTCCTCGACGGGATCACCACCGCGATCATCGTCGACCAGGAGCGGATGGGCGCCAACCCGCACTCCACGGTCGGCACCGCCACCGACGCCAACGCGATGCTGCGGATCCTGTTCAGCCGGCTCGGGACGCCGCACATCGGCTCGCCGCAGGCGTTTTCGTTCAACGTCGCGTCCATCAGCGGCGCGGGCGCGGTCACCCTCGAAAAGGGCGGCCGGCAGATCAAGGAACGCCGCAGCTTCAGCATCACCGGCGGCATGTGCCCGCGCTGCGAGGGCCGCGGCAAGGTCAACGACATCGACCTCACCGCGCTCTTCGACGAGAACAAGTCGCTCAACGAAGGCGCGATCACCATCCCCGGCTACAGCATGGAGGGCTGGTACGGCCGCATCTTCCGCGGCTCCGGCTTCTTCGACCCGGACAAGCCGATCAAGAAGTTCACCAAGAAGCAGTTCGCCGACCTGGTGTACAAGGAACCGACCAAGATCAAGGTCGAGGGCATCAACCTGACCTACTCGGGGCTCGTCCCGGCGATCCAGAAGTCCTTCCTGGCCAAGGACGTCGACTCGATGCAGCCGCACATCCGCGCGTTCGTCGAGCGGGCGGTGACGTTCCAGACCTGCCCGGACTGCGACGGCACGCGGCTGACGGCCGAGGCCCGCTCGTCGAAGATCGACGGGATCAGCATCGCCGACGCCTGCGCGATGCAGATCAGCGACCTCGCCGCGTGGGTGGGGAAGCTGTCCGAGCCGTCGGTCGCGCCGCTGCTCGACGCGCTGAAGCGCACTCTCGACTCGTTCGTCGAGATCGGGCTCGGCTACCTCTCGCTCGACCGTCCTTCCGGGACACTTTCGGGCGGGGAAGCCCAGCGCACCAAGATGATCCGTCACCTCGGGTCGTCGCTGACCGACGTCACCTACGTCTTCGACGAGCCGACGATCGGCCTGCACCCGCACGACATCCAGCGCATGAACGACCTGCTGCTGCAGCTGCGCGACAAGGGCAACACGGTGCTGGTCGTGGAGCACAAGCCGGAGGCGATCGCCATCGCCGACCACGTCGTCGACCTCGGCCCGCGGGCGGGGTCCGAAGGCGGCGAGGTGGTCTTCGAGGGCACTGTGGACGGTCTGCGTTCCAGTGGCACGCTCACCGGACGGCACCTGGACGACCGCGCGTCGCTGAAGGAGTCGGTGCGCTCGGCGTCGGGGGTCCTGGAGGTCCGCGGGGCGTCGACGCACAACCTGCAGGACGTCGACGTCGACATCCCGCTCGGCGTGCTCGTGGTCGTGACCGGGGTGGCGGGTTCGGGCAAGAGCTCACTGATCCACGGCTCGGTGGCCGGGCAGGACGGTGTGGTGGCGATCGACCAGACCGGGATCCGCGGTTCGCGCCGCAGCAACCCGGCGACCTACACCGGGCTGCTGGAGCCGATCCGCAAGGCGTTCGCCAAGGCCAACGGCGTCAAGCCGGCGTTGTTCAGCGCCAACTCCGAGGGCGCCTGCCCCAACTGCAACGGCGCCGGCGTCGTCTACACGGACCTGGGGATCATGGCGAGCACCGCCACACCGTGCGAGGTGTGCGACGGCAAGCGGTTCTCGGCCGAGGTGCTGGACTACACCTTCGGCGGCCGGAACATCAGCGAGGTGTTCGGGATGCCGGTGACCGAGGCCGAGGCGTTCTTCGCCGACGGGGACGCGAGCATCCCGGCGGCGCACAAGATCCTCACGCACCTGTCCGACGTCGGCCTCGGCTACCTCACGCTCGGCCAGCCGCTGACGACGCTGTCGGGCGGCGAGCGGCAGCGGATCAAGCTGGCGACCCGGATGGCGGAGAAGGGCGGGGTGTACGTCCTCGACGAGCCGACGGCGGGCCTGCACCTGGCCGACGTCGAGCAGCTGCTGGGGTTGCTGGACCGGCTGGTCGACTCGGGCAAGTCGGTGATCGTCATCGAGCACCACCAGGCCGTGATGGCGCACGCGGACTGGATCGTCGACCTCGGCCCGGGCCCGGGTCACGACGGCGGCCGGATCGTGTTCGAGGGCACGCCGGCGCAGCTGGTGAAGGCGCGGAAGAAGACGCTGACCGGCAAGCACCTCGCGGAGTACATCGGGTCCTGA
- a CDS encoding VOC family protein — protein MDVTIHSSFLPHTDPEASLAFYRDLLGFEVRQNVKYGDMQWITVGPPNQPDTSIVLSPVAATPGLTDDERRMIAEMMAKGTYASVNLATRDLDALFAKLEAGSAEVVQEPVEQPYGIRDCSFRDPAGNLLRIQELR, from the coding sequence ATGGACGTCACCATTCACTCCAGCTTCCTCCCGCACACGGACCCGGAAGCCTCGCTCGCCTTCTACCGCGACCTCCTCGGCTTCGAGGTCCGCCAGAACGTCAAGTACGGCGACATGCAGTGGATCACGGTGGGGCCGCCGAACCAGCCGGACACCTCGATCGTGCTGTCGCCGGTGGCCGCGACGCCGGGCCTGACCGACGACGAGCGCCGCATGATCGCCGAGATGATGGCCAAGGGCACCTACGCCTCGGTCAACCTGGCCACCAGGGACCTCGACGCCCTCTTCGCCAAGCTCGAGGCAGGCAGCGCCGAAGTCGTCCAGGAGCCGGTCGAGCAGCCCTACGGGATCCGCGACTGCTCGTTCCGCGACCCGGCGGGCAACCTCCTGCGCATCCAGGAACTGCGCTGA
- a CDS encoding helix-turn-helix transcriptional regulator has translation MTSTAATAQYLRDLALLRRVRDRIDREYAQPLDVEALARGVNMSAGHLSRQFRRAYGESPYSYLMTRRIERAMALLRKGELSVTEVCFTVGFSSLGTFSTRFAELVGTPPSVYREQQAEATVGMPPCVAKQVTRPIRNREARPSAAT, from the coding sequence GTGACCAGCACCGCCGCCACGGCGCAGTACCTGCGCGACCTCGCGCTGCTGCGCCGGGTCCGGGACCGGATCGACCGGGAGTACGCCCAGCCCCTCGACGTCGAGGCGCTGGCCCGCGGCGTAAACATGTCGGCCGGGCACCTCAGCCGGCAGTTCCGGCGAGCGTACGGAGAGTCACCGTATTCGTACCTGATGACGCGGCGGATCGAACGGGCGATGGCGCTGCTGCGCAAGGGCGAACTGAGCGTCACCGAAGTCTGCTTCACCGTCGGCTTTTCGTCGCTGGGCACCTTCAGCACGCGGTTCGCCGAGCTGGTCGGCACGCCCCCGAGCGTCTACCGCGAGCAGCAGGCCGAGGCCACCGTCGGGATGCCGCCGTGCGTCGCCAAGCAGGTCACCAGACCGATCAGGAATCGAGAAGCGCGGCCCTCGGCGGCCACCTAG
- a CDS encoding fatty acid desaturase family protein, with protein sequence MTTTENLVGSDFARLSHRISAAGLMARRPGYYTARIAVVTGLFAAGWVAFALLGNSWWQLAVAAFMAVMFGQIALLSHDLAHKQVFRRRRPTEIAGLLAGNLGVGMSYGWWMDKHTRHHANPNHEELDPDVDPDILVWSKDQARASRGVPRFIGRYQAFLFFPLLTLEGLNLHWSGIRAVRKPGLRRRGLEAALLAAHFVLYFSALLTVLSPGMALLFFAVHQGLWGVYMGSIFAPNHKGMPTLTGRTELGFLRKQVLTSRNVRGGVVTDVALGGLNYQIEHHLFPSMPSPHLRRAQPIVRAYCAELGIPYLETSLVESYRQALTHLHEAGAPLRNRS encoded by the coding sequence GTGACCACCACAGAGAACCTCGTCGGCAGCGACTTCGCCCGGCTGAGCCACCGCATCTCCGCCGCCGGGCTGATGGCACGCCGTCCCGGCTACTACACCGCCCGGATCGCCGTCGTGACCGGGTTGTTCGCCGCCGGGTGGGTTGCCTTCGCGCTGCTGGGGAACTCGTGGTGGCAGCTCGCCGTCGCGGCCTTCATGGCCGTGATGTTCGGGCAGATCGCGTTGCTCTCCCACGATCTCGCGCACAAGCAGGTGTTCCGGCGACGGCGGCCCACCGAAATCGCCGGGCTGCTCGCCGGGAACCTCGGCGTCGGGATGAGCTACGGCTGGTGGATGGACAAGCACACCCGCCACCACGCCAACCCGAACCACGAGGAGCTCGACCCGGACGTCGACCCGGACATCCTCGTCTGGTCGAAGGACCAGGCCCGCGCCAGCCGGGGCGTCCCGCGGTTCATCGGGCGGTACCAGGCGTTCCTGTTCTTCCCGCTGCTCACCCTCGAGGGCCTGAACCTGCACTGGTCCGGCATCCGCGCGGTCCGCAAGCCGGGGCTGCGCCGCCGCGGTCTCGAAGCCGCGTTGCTCGCCGCGCACTTCGTCCTCTACTTCAGCGCGCTGCTCACGGTGCTCAGCCCCGGCATGGCATTGCTGTTCTTCGCCGTCCACCAAGGACTCTGGGGTGTCTACATGGGATCGATCTTCGCCCCCAACCACAAGGGCATGCCGACGCTGACCGGGCGGACCGAGCTCGGCTTCCTCCGCAAGCAGGTGCTCACGTCCCGCAACGTCCGCGGCGGTGTGGTCACCGACGTCGCCCTCGGCGGCCTCAACTACCAGATCGAGCACCACCTGTTCCCGAGCATGCCGTCGCCGCACCTGCGGCGGGCGCAGCCGATCGTCCGGGCCTACTGCGCCGAGCTGGGCATCCCGTACCTCGAGACGAGCCTGGTCGAGTCCTACCGGCAGGCGCTCACCCACCTGCATGAAGCTGGGGCCCCTCTCAGGAACCGTTCGTAG